The DNA segment AATTTGCCGCAGGCGGGGGCGGCCGCAGGTTCAGGCGCATGAAGGCACGGCTATTCGGACACACGGGGCGGAGCGTCGGCGAAGTGGGCCTGGGCACGTGGCAGCTCGGCGCGAACTGGGGCAACGTGACGGATGACGTGGCGCTTGCGACGCTGCGCGCGGCGTGGGATGCGGGGACGACGCTGTTCGACACGGCCGATGTGTACGGGGCGGGACGGAGTGAGACACTGATCGGGCGGTTCCTGCGGGAGACGCGGGCGAAGGTGTTCGTGGCGACGAAGCTGGGGCGCTTCAGCCCGCCGGGCTGGCCGGGGAATTTCACGCGGGCGGCGATTCGCGAGCACACCGAGGCGTCCTTGCGCCGGCTCGGGGTGGAGACACTCGACCTGACCCAATTGCACTGCATCCCGTTCGAGGTGCTGCAGCGTGGAGAGGTGTTCGAGCACCTGCGGGAGTTGAAGCGCGAGGGAAAGATCCGCGATTTCGGCGTGAGCGTGGAGTCGATGGCGGAGGCTGATTTCTGCGTCCGGCAGCCGGGCCTCGCGTCTCTCCAGATCATTTTCAACGTGTTTCGGCAAAAGCCGATTCACACCCTGTTCGCCGAGGCGCGGCAGCGGAACGTGGCCCTGCTGGTCCGGCTGCCGCTCGCGAGCGGGCTGCTCGCGGGCAAGTTTACGACGGCGACGACGTTTCCGGCTGACGATCACCGGAACTTCAACCGTGACGGGCAGCAGTTCAACGTGGGTGAGACCTTCGCCGGCCTGCCGTTTGCGAAAGGCGTGGCGCTGGCCGATGCGCTCAAACCGCTCGTGCCGGCGGGCCTGACCCTCGCCGAGCTGGCGCTGCGCTGGTGCCTCGATTTCGAGGCGGTGAGCGTGATCATTCCCGGCGCGAAAAACCCGGAGCAGGCGCGGGCCAATGTGCGGGCGTCGGAGCGGTCGCCGCTTGGGCCGGAACTGCACGCGCGCCTCGCGGATTTCTACCGGCGCGAGGTCGAGCCGCATATTCGCGGCGCCTACTAGTCAGGCCGGCGCGTTGGTGGCCTTGAGGGCGGCGGCGATGGCGTCGAGCAGCTCGGGTTCGCCATAGGGCTTGTCGAGCACGGTGGTGACGCCGAGCGCACGGAGTTGCTCCCGGCTCTCGTCGTCAGACGTCGGCGAAATCATGCCGGACATCGCGATCACGGGAAGCTTGGGGTAGCGCTGCCGCACTTCGCTCGTGAGGCGGATGCCGTCGAACTTCGGCATCATGATGTCGGTGATGACGACGCGAATATCGGTGGGGCGCAGCTCGAGTTCCTGCAGCGCCTCGGCGCCGTCGGCCGCGGTGTGCACGGTGAAACCGGCGCGCCGGAGCACGGAGGAAAGGACGGTGAGAATGGCGAGCTCGTCGTCGACCACGAGCACGTGTTCGCCCTGGCCGATCTTGCGGTGCGAATTGGCGCCCGCGGCGGGCGCGGGGGTGCTTTCGGGACCGGCGGACGGAAGGAAGACCCGGAACTCGGAGCCGTGGCCGAGCTGGCTCGAGACATCGACAAACCCGCCGTGGCCGCGGACGAGACCGTGAACCGTGGAGAGGCCCAGCCCGGTGCCGCGACCGCGGGGCTTGGTGGTGAAGAACGGCTCGAACAGATGGTCGAGCACGTCGGGTGTGATCCCCGTGCCGGTATCGACGACGCTGATGCAGACGTACTCGCCCTCCACGGCCGAGGGAATGCGCAGGAGGTCTTCCGCGGTGATGTGGTGGTTCCGGGCGCCGATCGTGAGGGTGCCACCCTGCGGCATGGCGTCGCGCGCGTTGAGCGCGAGGTTGAGGAAGACCTGGTGGAGCTGCGTGGGATCACCGACGACCGGGCGGGCGTCCGCGGCGATCTCGAGCTTGTGGACGATGTTCCGAGGGAAGGTCTCGCGGATGATGCTGCTGAGCTCCTTGAGGAGAATCTTTGGCTCGATGGCGAGCCGCTGGCCCTCGGCGCCGCGCGAAAAGGTGAGGATCTGCTGGACGATGCTGCTGCCCCGGCGGGCGGCGGCCTCGATGGGTTTGAGCAGTTGGGCGTCCTCCGGCGAACGATAGCGCATTTCGAGGAGGCCCGTGGAGAGGAGGATCGGCGTGAGGACGTTGTTGAGGTCGTGGGCGATGCCGCTGGCGATGAGGCCCACGCTTTCGAGCCGTTGCGCGCGCAGCAACCGCTTCTCGAAGTCCTTGCGCTCGGTGATGTCGCGGGCCGACGCACAGGTCACGCGGCGGCCGTGCAGCTCGAGGGCAACGGTGACCACTTCGACATCAAAGGTGCTGCCGTTGCGGCGACGGTGGCGGGTCTCGACGCGCACGGGCCGGACGCCGATCTGTGACAGGCGCCGGCGCAGGTCGTCGCCCGGATCGATCGTCCAATCCTCAAGGCACAGCTGCCCGATGTCGCTGCGGCTGAAGCCGCGCTGGCGGAGAAAAGTGTCGTTGGCCTCGATGAGCCGACCGTCCCCGTCGAGGAGGTGGATGGCGTCGACGGAGACGTCCATCAGCGCGCGGTAGCGGGCAACCTCGCTGGCGAGCGCCTGGTCGATGACGCGGCGTTGGGTGATGTCGCGAGTGACGCCGAGCAGCCCGGTGAGGCGGCCGTTGGCGTCGTGAAATTCGCTCACCCGCATCTCGGTCCAGACGGTGGAGCCGTCGGCGCGGCGCTGCTGGACCTCGAGCAGCCGGGTGCTGATGGGCTGGTTGCGTTCCACGGCCTCCCTCGTTTCCCGCAGCAGGTCATCGAACGCCCCGATGCTGTCCGGAGTAAAGATCTCGCTGGGTCGCAACTTGAAGCACTGGGCCGGGGTGTAGCCGAGGAGGCGCTCGATGGCCGGGCTGACGTATTGGAGCGTCGCGTCGAATCCGATGACCCAGATGACGTCCTGGCTGTTCTCGGCCACGAGCCGGTAGCGTTCCTCGCTGCTGCGCAGGGCGGCTTCCGCGGCGGCGCGCAGGTCTTTTTCGGCGAGTGCCTCGATGCCGAACTCGAGGTCGGCCGTGAGCTCGTTGAGCATGCCGAGGATGTCGGGCGTGAAGTAGCCCGCGGCATCGCTGTACACGATCAACGCCATGGGCGCCGAACCGGCGGGGCGGAACGGGATCGCGGCCAGCGACTTGGCGCCGCAGCGCTGACGCATGGAGGCAAGTTCGCCCGCCCGGGGACCGAGTTGTTGGAGGGAAACGGGCCGACCGAGGCGCAGGGTGTCGACGACGCGGGCGAGATCAGGGTCGACCGCGAGTTCGGCCGCGGTGATGGCGCTGGGCGGTGGCGGGCCGGCGTGGGCGATCGACACGGTGACACTCTCCGCGCTGTTGCTGCGGCCGATCCAGGCGGCGCAGAAGCCGCCCGGCTCAAGCAGGGCGTCGCAGATGGCCTGGCAAAGGGCCACGGTGTCGGTGGGGCGGATGATGCGGTGGTTGACGGCGGTGACAGTCGCATACATCCGGCGCGTCTGCTCGGCTCGGACCCGGGCGAGGGTGAGGGCCTCGGTTTCTTCGATCGTGCCGGAGTAGAAGCGACGGGCCCAGACATAGAGGAGCCCGGCGGTGATGCCGATGAAGAGGAATTCCTTGAACGCATCGAAGGCGATGCTGCGGTAGAGGTCCTCCACGGCCGATTCGAGCAGGACTTCGGTGACGAAAACCCACGCGATGCCGGCGGCGGCATAGGCGAGCGTGAGTTTTAGAGGCTTGGAGAGGGAGCGGGCTGACATACTGGCGGGAAGGCCGGCAGTGGCGCGGCTCAAGGATAGTGCGGGCGGCGGGGGAAGCGCTTGGATAAATCGGCGCGGGAAACGCGTAGCCGAGGGGAGGGCGCGACCATGCCCCTGCGTTGGCGGCAAGTAAAGCCACCTGACGGCCCCCGGGGCGAATTCACCCGCTCGGGCGTGAGCTTCGCGTGGGCGTCAGGCCGGCTGGCGAAGCCGTGCGCAGACGATCCCGGCGGCGACCGCGGCGTTCAGCGATTCCGCGCCGCCGAAGCGCGGGATCGTGATCCGTTGCGTGAGACGCGCGGCGACGGCGGGAGAAAGCCCGCGGCCCTCGCTGCCGATGACCACGATCGCATCCGCCACCGGCGTGAGTGCGTACAGGTCGGTGCCGACAAGGTCGCAGCCGAGGATCGGCACGCCCG comes from the Opitutus sp. ER46 genome and includes:
- a CDS encoding PAS domain S-box protein, producing MSARSLSKPLKLTLAYAAAGIAWVFVTEVLLESAVEDLYRSIAFDAFKEFLFIGITAGLLYVWARRFYSGTIEETEALTLARVRAEQTRRMYATVTAVNHRIIRPTDTVALCQAICDALLEPGGFCAAWIGRSNSAESVTVSIAHAGPPPPSAITAAELAVDPDLARVVDTLRLGRPVSLQQLGPRAGELASMRQRCGAKSLAAIPFRPAGSAPMALIVYSDAAGYFTPDILGMLNELTADLEFGIEALAEKDLRAAAEAALRSSEERYRLVAENSQDVIWVIGFDATLQYVSPAIERLLGYTPAQCFKLRPSEIFTPDSIGAFDDLLRETREAVERNQPISTRLLEVQQRRADGSTVWTEMRVSEFHDANGRLTGLLGVTRDITQRRVIDQALASEVARYRALMDVSVDAIHLLDGDGRLIEANDTFLRQRGFSRSDIGQLCLEDWTIDPGDDLRRRLSQIGVRPVRVETRHRRRNGSTFDVEVVTVALELHGRRVTCASARDITERKDFEKRLLRAQRLESVGLIASGIAHDLNNVLTPILLSTGLLEMRYRSPEDAQLLKPIEAAARRGSSIVQQILTFSRGAEGQRLAIEPKILLKELSSIIRETFPRNIVHKLEIAADARPVVGDPTQLHQVFLNLALNARDAMPQGGTLTIGARNHHITAEDLLRIPSAVEGEYVCISVVDTGTGITPDVLDHLFEPFFTTKPRGRGTGLGLSTVHGLVRGHGGFVDVSSQLGHGSEFRVFLPSAGPESTPAPAAGANSHRKIGQGEHVLVVDDELAILTVLSSVLRRAGFTVHTAADGAEALQELELRPTDIRVVITDIMMPKFDGIRLTSEVRQRYPKLPVIAMSGMISPTSDDESREQLRALGVTTVLDKPYGEPELLDAIAAALKATNAPA
- a CDS encoding aldo/keto reductase; this encodes MKARLFGHTGRSVGEVGLGTWQLGANWGNVTDDVALATLRAAWDAGTTLFDTADVYGAGRSETLIGRFLRETRAKVFVATKLGRFSPPGWPGNFTRAAIREHTEASLRRLGVETLDLTQLHCIPFEVLQRGEVFEHLRELKREGKIRDFGVSVESMAEADFCVRQPGLASLQIIFNVFRQKPIHTLFAEARQRNVALLVRLPLASGLLAGKFTTATTFPADDHRNFNRDGQQFNVGETFAGLPFAKGVALADALKPLVPAGLTLAELALRWCLDFEAVSVIIPGAKNPEQARANVRASERSPLGPELHARLADFYRREVEPHIRGAY